One window of Chryseobacterium sp. JJR-5R genomic DNA carries:
- a CDS encoding YceI family protein: MKRLLLFAMMCISMSFVFAQKKGDKVVKVTSSEIRWWGYKVVKTVPTSHSGTVKLKSGKFTFDKTVLVDGEFVIDMKSIMAGDVSDEDQVKLTNDLKSTNFFEVKKFPLAKFHLTKIIPLANSEYNSTVYGDITIKGVRKTITFPANVYITQFTVVIESAKFSLNRRDFKVFYQSSLKDYFIKNEMDIQFKLSTEKLDNENRAPKKKG; this comes from the coding sequence ATGAAAAGATTACTATTGTTTGCTATGATGTGCATCAGCATGTCATTTGTTTTCGCGCAGAAGAAAGGAGATAAGGTGGTAAAAGTAACCTCATCGGAAATCAGATGGTGGGGATATAAAGTGGTAAAAACGGTTCCTACATCACATTCAGGAACGGTAAAGCTGAAAAGCGGAAAATTCACTTTTGATAAAACGGTTCTGGTAGACGGTGAATTTGTCATTGATATGAAATCAATCATGGCAGGGGACGTTTCAGATGAAGATCAGGTAAAACTGACGAACGATCTTAAAAGCACCAACTTCTTCGAGGTTAAAAAATTCCCTCTTGCGAAATTTCACTTAACAAAAATTATTCCTCTGGCAAACAGCGAATACAACTCTACAGTATATGGGGATATTACGATCAAAGGGGTAAGGAAAACCATTACCTTTCCTGCAAACGTATATATCACTCAGTTCACGGTAGTAATTGAATCTGCCAAGTTCTCATTGAACAGAAGAGATTTCAAGGTATTCTACCAGTCTTCACTGAAAGATTACTTTATCAAAAACGAAATGGATATCCAGTTCAAGCTTTCAACGGAAAAGCTGGACAATGAAA
- a CDS encoding transporter, translating into MKMFKQAIVAAGLLTAGAVGAQSTQMNNMIKVGANVGLAVPSDNLSAAVGVDVAYQNLITPGFGLGIATGYSHYFGKENNGYDNNDVGVVPVAALIRIYPKQMGFYFGTDLGYGFLVGDDKVAANSAMDRPNGGFYIKPEIGYHNKDWNFFVQYQKVFVGDNGDMPNQDYNVGNIGVGFSYNIPLGK; encoded by the coding sequence ATGAAAATGTTTAAGCAGGCGATAGTAGCAGCCGGACTTTTAACAGCTGGTGCGGTGGGTGCTCAGAGTACACAGATGAACAATATGATCAAGGTAGGAGCTAATGTTGGTCTGGCGGTTCCTTCAGATAACCTTTCTGCTGCGGTAGGAGTAGATGTAGCTTATCAGAACCTTATTACACCGGGCTTCGGACTGGGTATTGCCACAGGATACAGTCATTATTTCGGAAAAGAAAATAACGGATATGATAACAATGATGTAGGGGTAGTTCCTGTAGCAGCTTTGATCAGAATTTATCCTAAACAGATGGGATTCTATTTCGGTACAGACTTAGGGTACGGGTTTTTAGTAGGTGATGATAAGGTAGCTGCAAATTCTGCCATGGACAGACCGAACGGAGGTTTTTACATCAAGCCTGAAATCGGATATCATAATAAGGACTGGAATTTCTTTGTACAGTACCAGAAGGTATTTGTAGGAGATAACGGTGATATGCCCAACCAGGATTACAATGTAGGTAACATCGGAGTAGGGTTTTCTTACAATATTCCATTAGGAAAATAG
- a CDS encoding glucokinase: MILNPKFPLYLPGVKNGSNDNVSIISANLREDITTLGYFVSGNGGLEIKIQQNYPTKEYASFSDILKKFIEDNSLNNVKRLGMAVPGPVLNGKSRPERLGWDLDMEEYSRDFGFEKVDMLNDQEASAYGMALLEDNDLDPIYTSGHLEKGNVAILAPGNGLGEAGYFFDGKYLRPFASEGGHSEFSPRTTVEVEFYQFLNNLYGIVSWENVLSKSGLFNIYRFLRDVKRHPEPEWLAEKINNGNFVQEIYKAAMEDDVLICKIALDTFLEFLAREANNLTLKLKATGGLLISGDIPQEIRTYINKDKFYEKYKISDKMEEMLKNIPIYLIRQDQTALNGAALYTAYYQD, encoded by the coding sequence ATGATTTTGAATCCAAAATTTCCACTTTATTTACCGGGAGTAAAAAACGGTAGCAATGATAATGTTTCTATCATTAGCGCAAACCTTCGTGAAGACATTACAACTTTAGGCTATTTCGTTTCCGGTAACGGAGGTCTTGAGATTAAAATCCAACAGAATTATCCTACCAAAGAATATGCTTCTTTTTCAGATATTTTAAAAAAATTTATTGAGGATAACAGTCTGAACAATGTAAAAAGACTCGGCATGGCAGTTCCCGGCCCTGTGCTTAACGGAAAAAGCCGACCGGAAAGATTGGGATGGGATCTCGATATGGAAGAATATTCCAGGGATTTCGGATTTGAAAAAGTTGATATGCTGAATGACCAGGAAGCTTCGGCTTACGGAATGGCGCTTCTTGAAGACAATGATCTTGACCCGATTTACACCAGCGGACACCTGGAAAAAGGAAATGTTGCCATCCTGGCACCGGGTAATGGGTTAGGTGAAGCCGGATATTTCTTTGACGGGAAATACCTGAGGCCATTTGCTTCCGAAGGAGGGCATTCCGAATTTTCTCCGAGAACCACCGTTGAGGTAGAGTTTTACCAGTTCCTTAATAATCTCTACGGGATTGTAAGCTGGGAAAATGTATTGTCTAAATCCGGCCTCTTTAATATTTACAGATTCTTAAGGGACGTTAAAAGACATCCGGAACCGGAATGGCTGGCAGAAAAAATCAATAATGGGAATTTCGTTCAGGAAATTTACAAAGCAGCCATGGAAGATGATGTGCTGATCTGTAAGATTGCCCTGGATACCTTCCTGGAATTTCTGGCAAGAGAAGCCAATAACCTGACCTTAAAGCTTAAAGCAACCGGCGGACTGTTGATATCGGGAGATATCCCTCAGGAAATCAGGACTTATATCAACAAAGATAAATTTTACGAAAAATATAAGATCAGCGATAAGATGGAAGAGATGCTTAAAAACATCCCGATCTACCTGATCAGGCAGGATCAGACCGCGCTCAACGGCGCAGCACTGTATACTGCTTATTATCAGGATTAA
- a CDS encoding YceI family protein: MKKIFLLAVLAGGLAFGQVKKVTGSDVQWWGYKIAKSEASSHNGTVKVKSGEMVMKGNQLVGGTFVLDMTSINATDLTGEYQQKLNGHLKNGDFFEVEKFPTAAFKITGVKKNNDKVYTSLVSGNLTVKGKTNAVSFPAKITYANGTVTLASKKFTIDRQKFDVTYKSSMQDVLVKDDIDMMVKVTAK, encoded by the coding sequence ATGAAAAAAATATTCTTATTAGCAGTATTGGCCGGCGGGCTGGCTTTCGGACAGGTGAAGAAAGTAACAGGTTCAGACGTTCAGTGGTGGGGGTATAAGATTGCAAAATCTGAAGCCAGTTCCCACAACGGAACAGTAAAAGTAAAATCCGGGGAAATGGTGATGAAAGGAAACCAGCTGGTCGGAGGTACTTTCGTACTGGACATGACTTCCATCAACGCTACCGACCTTACCGGTGAATATCAGCAGAAGCTGAACGGGCACCTTAAAAACGGCGATTTCTTCGAAGTTGAAAAGTTTCCTACAGCAGCCTTCAAAATTACAGGAGTAAAGAAAAACAATGATAAAGTGTATACTTCATTAGTATCCGGTAACCTGACGGTTAAAGGAAAAACCAATGCAGTTTCTTTCCCTGCTAAAATCACATATGCGAACGGAACTGTAACCCTGGCTTCAAAGAAATTTACAATAGACAGACAGAAATTTGATGTTACCTATAAGTCTTCCATGCAGGATGTCCTTGTGAAAGATGATATCGATATGATGGTAAAAGTAACAGCAAAATAA